A region of Pempheris klunzingeri isolate RE-2024b chromosome 15, fPemKlu1.hap1, whole genome shotgun sequence DNA encodes the following proteins:
- the toe1 gene encoding target of EGR1 protein 1 gives MTSSMVVPVIDVQNDNFKELWPAMVVAIKTSSFIAVDTELSGLGNRKSLLVESIEDRYKAICHAARSRSILSLGFACYKKQDSKDADTYLVQVYNLTLLCSEEYIIEPQSVTFLVQHGFDFNKQYAHGIPYCKGNDKGGSDDRGVHIRALFTELLRARKPLVLHNGLIDMAFLYQSFYAHLPDRLATFTADLSEMFPAGIYDTKYITEFELRLTASYLEYAYKKCKLDNSRSVTSGRAGPNFHVEFCQYAGHMSSYVDYRACPAVASPEGQTEICQRFSAFGWCPNGAQCPLSHDTDLIILQDEKGAGDKRKKRKRHREKKRGGVKEAECSSIYDGAPENKIPHMEVEETPDDQQGAAPCPESGPLMDTRQNEGENLKMDSGGNGVCEGDACFRECATTGDDTKTSTNDGRTEDGGRENASKCPSKTAVQKKADSGTHRAGFDAFMTGYIFAHSYSLGKKEGVGAGEGTEHQKEEQTWLPACRNKVYLSGKAAPLNVVKSTFSKSSKAHVQKMEMVWGGRT, from the exons ATGACATCTTCAATGGTAGTCCCGGTTATTGACGTCCAGAATGATAATTTTAAAGAGCTCTGGCCTGCCATGGTAGTGGCCATCAAGACGTCTTCCTTCATCGCAGTGGACACG GAGCTGAGCGGTCttggaaacaggaagtccttGCTGGTCGA ATCTATAGAGGACAGATATAAAGCCATATGCCATGCAGCTCGCTCTCGCTCCATTCTCTCCCTGGGATTCGCTTGTTACAAGAAACAGGACAGCAAG GATGCAGACACATACCTGGTCCAGGTGTATAACCTCACCCTGCTGTGTTCAGAGGAGTACATCATAGAGCCCCAGTCAGTCACTTTCCTGGTACAACATGGATTTGACTTCAACAAGCAGTACGCCCATGGAATCCCTTACTGCAAGGGCAATGATAAG GGAGGATCAGACGACCGGGGTGTCCACATCCGGGCCTTATTCACCGAACTGCTGCGTGCCAGGAAACCTCTGGTGCTCCACAACGGCCTCATCGACATGGCCTTCCTTTACCAG AGCTTTTATGCTCATCTGCCCGATCGCTTGGCCACCTTCACAGCTGACCTGTCTGAGATGTTTCCAGCTGGCATCTATGACACCAAATATATCACTGAGTTTGAGCTCCGGCTCACTGCCTCCTATCTGGAGTATGCCTATAAGAAATG TAAGCTGGATAACAGTCGCAGCGTGACCTCTGGAAGGGCCGGCCCCAATTTTCACGTAGAGTTCTGTCAGTATGCTGGCCACATGTCCAGCTATGTGGACTACAGAGCGTGTCCAGCTGTGGCCTCTCCTGAGGGACAGACTGAAATCTGCCAGCGCTTCTCG GCATTTGGCTGGTGTCCAAATGGCGCCCAGTGTCCATTATCCCACGACACTGACCTGATCATCCTCCAGGACGAGAAAGGTGCGGgggacaagagaaaaaaaaggaagagacacagagagaagaagagaggcgGAGTCAAGGAAGCGGAGTGCTCTTCCATTTATGACGGCGCCCCTGAAAACAAAATACCCCACATGGAGGTGGAAGAAACGCCAGATGACCAGCAAGGGGCCGCGCCATGTCCAGAAAGTGGGCCTCTAATGGACACCCGACAGAATGAAGGAGAGAACCTGAAAATGGACAGCGGGGGAAACGGAGTGTGTGAAGGCGATGCATGCTTCAGAGAGTGTGCTACAACTGGTGACGACACAAAAACCAGCACAAATGATGGCAGGACAGAagacggagggagagaaaatgcgAGCAAGTGTCCATCTAAGACTGCCGTTCAGAAGAAGGCTGATTCAGGAACGCACCGGGCGGGCTTTGATGCCTTCATGACGGGATACATCTTCGCCCACTCGTATTCCCTCGGTAAGAAGGAAGGAGTGGGAGCTGGAGAGGGGACGGAGCACCAGAAGGAGGAGCAGACGTGGCTTCCCGCCTGTCGCAATAAGGTCTACCTCAGCGGCAAGGCAGCTCCTCTCAACGTGGTGAAAAGCACCTTCTCCAAATCCTCAAAGGCCCATGTGCAGAAGATGGAGATGGTGTGGGGAGGGAGAACGTAG
- the tmem53 gene encoding transmembrane protein 53, with protein MADDEIDYNIVFPDAGTSERHWQGTKEPVVILLGWAGCKDKHLSKYSSIYNEQGCVTIRYTAPLKTVFISESFGYKELSSTAHKLLDILYDYEVENSPIFFHIFSNGGFMLYRYIVELLHSDKQFSSLCVIGAVVDSAPGSGNVRGALRALTATLGPKISPVLRYVLLALFAVTVFLLRIVLYPVTKYIHKNHYDAVQERPPAWPHFYLYSSADQVIRHRDIEVFVEALKRKAVPVDSFDFISSPHVGHFRDFPEQYALKCCDFLVACMKDSAGTEIKKRQRVHSQ; from the exons ATGGCGGACGATGAAATAGACTACAACATCGTGTTTCCAGATGCAGGGACGTCGG agaGACACTGGCAGGGGACAAAGGAGCCGGTTGTGATTCTGTTGGGCTGGGCTGGCTGCAAAGACAAACACCTCTCCAAATACAGCTCCATCTACAATGAGCAG GGTTGTGTCACCATCCGCTACACAGCTCCCTTGAAGACCGTCTTCATCTCAGAGTCTTTTGGCTACAAGGAGCTGAGCAGCACGGCCCACAAGCTGCTGGACATCCTGTATGACTATGAGGTGGAGAACAGTCCCATtttctttcacatattcagCAACGGTGGCTTCATGCTGTACCGTTACATTGTAGAGTTGTTGCACAGTGACAAACAGTTCAGCTCCCTGTGTGTGATCGGCGCCGTGGTGGACAGCGCCCCAGGTAGTGGGAACGTTCGCGGGGCCCTGCGCGCTCTGACGGCCACCCTGGGGCCCAAAATAAGTCCTGTTTTAAGGTACGTCCTCTTAGCCCTTTTCGCAGtgactgttttcctcctgcGAATCGTGCTGTACCCCGTGACCAAGTACATCCATAAGAACCACTACGACGCGGTGCAGGAGAGGCCGCCGGCCTGGCCTCATTTCTACTTGTACTCCAGCGCCGACCAAGTGATCAGACACAGGGACATCGAGGTGTTTGTGGAGGCCCTGAAGCGGAAAGCGGTCCCTGTGGacagttttgattttatttccagTCCGCATGTTGGTCATTTCCGGGATTTTCCTGAGCAGTACGCTCTCAAGTGCTGCGATTTCTTGGTTGCTTGCATGAAGGACTCCGCAGGGACTGAGataaagaagagacagagggtTCACAGTCAATGA
- the LOC139214722 gene encoding THAP domain-containing protein 1 B, giving the protein MGGCSAPNCSNSTSIGKQLFRFPKDPVRKKKWVVNCRRDFEPTPHSRLCQDHFEQSQFEEIARSPAGGKKLKPNAIPTLFSLGDPPYPAVTTPYILLPLKPEPVEKELNFGDHGYARRTPLPGLEEEDAERSAEDQQPCTQCQLLRKQLDQEMQHTARLQKEAEEMKKRLYRLDRIEKGLQNFLFEDQIRALSLTKRSRRAVWSPETILKARKIRCAVGTKGYEYLRELGYPLPSYRTLCNRLETKIMVTTDMSCEELAELGLGLVATCDSPTEGVGDNDEEELIGVLS; this is encoded by the exons ATGGGTGGCTGCTCCGCTCCGAACTGCTCCAACTCCACCAGCATAGGTAAGCAGCTGTTCCGGTTCCCCAAAGACCCGGTCCGTAAGAAGAAATGGGTGGTGAACTGTCGACGGGACTTCGAACCGACTCCTCACTCCAGACTCTGCCAG GACCACTTTGAGCAGAGCCAGTTTGAGGAGATAGCGAGGTCTCCTGCTGGGGGGAAGAAGCTGAAGCCCAATGCCATCCCCACTCTGTTCAGCCTCGGAGACCCTCCTTACCCTGCAGTCACCACCCCTTACATTTTACTGCCCCTGAAACCAGAACCAG tggaGAAGGAGCTGAACTTCGGGGACCATGGCTATGCCAGGCGCACCCCTCTGCCCGgcctggaggaagaggatgcaGAGAGGTCTGCCGAGGACCAGCAGCCCTGCACTCAGTGTCAGCTCCTCAGGAAACAGCTGGACCAGGAGATGCAGCACACTGCGAGGCTACAGAAGGAG gcagaggagatgaagaaacgCCTGTATCGGCTCGACCGCATCGAGAAGGGTCTCCAGAACTTTCTGTTTGAGGACCAGATTCGTGCCCTGTCCCTCACCAAACGCTCCCGGCGTGCCGTCTGGTCTCCAGAGACCATCCTCAAGGCCCGGAAGATCCGCTGCGCAGTTGGCACCAAAGGCTACGAGTATTTGAGAGAGCTGGGGTACCCTCTGCCCTCCTACAGGACTCTGTGTAACCGCCTGGAGACCAAGATCATGGTGACGACTGACATGAGCTGCGAGGAGCTGGCAGAGCTGGGCCTGGGGCTCGTGGCCACCTGTGACAGTCCTACAGAGGGTGTCGGGGACAATGACGAGGAGGAACTGATTGGTGTTTTGTCTTGA